From Sparus aurata chromosome 9, fSpaAur1.1, whole genome shotgun sequence, a single genomic window includes:
- the LOC115588742 gene encoding sterile alpha motif domain-containing protein 9-like: MADHGRTVQSLDEDPSTGIMDQLKHLIIMIVAIRNSLGPAKLISQARGKSMKDGPVSSRKQPGRPCKLYPFGKYHPPNRYIENNILDITESGASDFIEPCHEYKTFNNTTTKIQTMNKFTYEVICFATACMNSRTNGTIHFGIGDEPLDTYGQVLGVVVEDREAYANELKSAIDRCFGYKHKHIAQICIKPPRFVSVLNKNITSSDKCVIEVDIVPDSAICGENIFHTYNKDTKKARKKAKGKGNVNPETKPQKQFFVRDGGSSSDFFAEEKKYNQFVQPDHIKKLTQLRKQSEEKQLKVIKSSTQGLRLSLEEDPSPGIMDRFKHQKKKTVEILNFLRPAKLNIQARGISTKEEPLSSRKQPGRPCKPYPFGKYQSTNRYIVKNYFDIIESGASDFIEPCHEYKALIFTPDEKKIYKFIYEVIRFAAACMNSRTNGTIHFGIGDKPHGEVLGVVVEDREAYANELKSAIDLYFEHKHKQIAQKCIKPPRFVGVLNTNDTTSDRCVIEVDIVPDSVICGKNIFHTFGLVKDKKEVNGKETKPHKQFFVREGGSSPDFLKRAELLEKYNQFVEPDHIKQLTQLHKHSEEKHLNVIKVSTQGSRLSEMITGGSLSLDKSHFERYVIVTNKSHPLQFKSLGFLGELNPTVILDFDPESAEHGLQCHFKQQSTVSVHLPAKYKITEGVEDIANKLELTRNTSWVFCNGGIEDEVPSEIDEWLMDKGASIRDEISFLCQNDVLQNERFLVIFLLLSTVSDEMDPLVETFCTFYQELKGTEQILCICDNENAFISWRDLIDARCEIDISSRCIYELSLAEVNGTILSLFSKHRLSKNFLTCGGGGKVHLKESVEQSLNALEVHCVKPREKLDFNTVMPNLCSQIKLMYVPIWSLLDTFRCAFLRDCNADFTEVAEQVVTLLMYGHEEQVPRVPVLLMIDDFDDNNKVSDLQQVIDKECAKKGIQGMAAEVIPLESPTNGSNSQVTLQQKSGYTILTQ; the protein is encoded by the exons ATGGCGGATCATGGTAGAACAGTTCAG AGTCTGGACGAGGATCCATCAACTGGCATCATGGATCAGTTGAAACACCTAATAATAATGATTGTGGCTATAAGGAATTCCCTTGGACCAGCAAAACTCATCAGTCAGGCAAGAGGGAAATCAATGAAAGACGGACCAGTAAGTTCCAGAAAACAGCCTGGAAGACCATGCAAGCTTTATCCATTTGGAAAATATCACCCTCCAAATAGATATATCGAGAACAATATTCTTGATATCACAGAATCTGGTGCCTCAGACTTCATTGAACCCTGCCACGAGTACAAAACTTTcaacaatacaacaacaaaaatacaaacaatgaACAAGTTCACTTATGAGGTAATCTGCTTTGCAACTGCCTGCATGAACAGCCGTACCAACGGCACCATACATTTTGGAATTGGGGACGAGCCACTCGACACCTATGGTCAAGTGTTGGGGGTGGTTGTTGAGGACAGAGAGGCTTATGCTAATGAACTCAAATCTGCCATTGATCGTTGTTTTGGATATAAACACAAGCATATTGCTCAAATTTGCATCAAACCTCCTCGATTTGTTAGTGTTCTCAATAAGAATATAACATCATCTGACAAATGTGTGATAGAAGTAGACATAGTTCCTGACTCAGCGATCTGTGGAGAAAACATCTTCCACacttacaacaaggacacaaaaaAAGCCAGGAAAAAAGCAAAAGGTAAAGGAAACGTTAACCCTgaaacaaaaccacagaaacaGTTCTTTGTCCGAGatggaggcagcagcagtgatttcttcgcagaagaaaagaaatacaacCAGTTTGTACAACCAGATCATATAAAAAAGTTAACCCAACTTCGTAAACAATCTGAAGAGAAGCAATTGAAGGTGATAAAAAGCAGTACTCAAGGCTTAAGATTAAGTCTGGAGGAGGATCCATCACCTGGCATCATGGATCGGttcaaacaccaaaaaaaaaagactgtggaAATACTGAATTTCCTTAGGCCAGCAAAACTCAACATTCAGGCAAGAGGGATATCAACGAAAGAAGAACCATTAAGTTCCAGAAAACAGCCTGGAAGACCATGCAAGCCTTATCCATTTGGAAAATATCAATCTACAAATAGATACATCGtgaaaaattattttgatatcaTAGAATCTGGTGCCTCAGACTTCATTGAACCCTGCCATGAATACAAAGCTTTAATCTTTACaccagatgaaaaaaaaatctataaattcATTTATGAGGTAATTCGCTTTGCAGCTGCCTGCATGAACAGCCGTACCAACGGCACCATACATTTTGGAATTGGGGACAAGCCCCATGGTGAAGTGTTGGGAGTGGTTGTTGAGGACAGAGAGGCTTATGCTAATGAACTCAAATCTGCCATTGATCTTTATTTTGAGCATAAACACAAGCAGATTGCTCAAAAGTGCATCAAACCTCCTCGATTTGTTGGTGTTCTCAATACGAATGATACAACATCTGACAGATGTGTGATAGAAGTGGACATAGTTCCTGACTCAGTGATCTGTGGAAAAAATATCTTCCACACTTTTGGTCTGGTCAAAGACAAGAAAGAAGTAAATGgtaaagaaacaaaaccacacaaacaaTTCTTTGTCCGAGAAGGAGGCAGCAGCCCTGATTTCCTTAAACGTGCCGAACTTTTGGAGAAATACAACCAGTTTGTAGAACCCGATCATATAAAACAATTAACCCAACTTCATAAACATTCTGAAGAGAAGCACCTCAATGTGATAAAAGTCAGTACTCAAGGCTCAAGATTAAGTGAGATGATAACTGGAGGTTCCCTCTCATTAGATAAGTCACACTTTGAGCGGTATGTGATTGTAACTAACAAATCACATCCACTTCAGTTTAAATCACTGGGATTTCTTGGCGAACTCAACCCAACAGTTATTTTAGACTTTGATCCAGAATCAGCTGAACATGGATTACAGTGTCACTTTAAACAGCAGAGTACAGTCAGTGTCCATTTACCAGCAAAGTATAAAATCACAGAAGGAGTTGAGGACATTGCAAACAAGTTAGAATTAACTCGAAATACCAGCTGGGTATTCTGCAATGGAGGTATTGAGGATGAGGTACCGTCAGAAATAGACGAGTGGTTGATGGACAAGGGAGCCTCCATCCGAGATGAGATTTCATTCTTGTGTCAGAACGATGTGCTTCAAAATGAGAGATTCCTTGTGATCTTCTTACTTTTGTCAACAGTGAGTGACGAGATGGACCCTCTTGTTGAGACATTCTGTACATTCTATCAGGAGCTCAAAGGCACAGAGCAAATTCTTTGTATATGTGACAATGAGAATGCATTTATCTCCTGGAGAGACCTAATCGATGCTCGGTGCGAAATCGACATTTCTTCCAGATGCATATATGAGCTCAGTCTTGCAGAAGTAAATGGCACTATTCTAAGTCTATTCTCAAAACATCGTTTATCTAAGAATTTCCTAACCTgtggtggaggaggcaaagTCCATCTTAAAGAGTCAGTGGAGCAAAGCCTGAACGCCTTAGAGGTCCACTGCGTGAAGCCACGAGAAAAACTTGACTTTAACACAGTCATGCCAAATTTGTGCTCCCAGATCAAACTCATGTATGTACCTATATGGTCTCTCCTGGACACATTCCGTTGTGCTTTCCTCAGAGACTGCAATGCTGACTTCACTGAAGTAGCTGAGCAAGTAGTCACACTTTTAATGTATGGCCATGAGGAGCAAGTACCACGGGTCCCTGTTTTGTTGATGATAGATGACTTTGATGATAACAATAAAGTTTCTGACTTGCAGCAGGTCATTGACAAAGAATGTGCAAAAAAAGGAATTCAGGGTATGGCAGCAGAAGTAATCCCCCTGGAAAGTCCCACTAACGGGTCCAATTCTCAAGTTACACTACAACAAAAATCTGGCTATACAATATTAacccaataa
- the LOC115588743 gene encoding transcription factor CP2-like: MDVEFEEKCIQPRLTIYVCQQQARHQPAIKPGSGEIYHALYLEELTLLDLSEKIALLYSITLQQITHIYRQKSNGIHVLVSDEMVQNFREETSFILSTIRDENTEGFHVVLK, encoded by the exons ATGGATGTGGAGTTTGAGGAAAA GTGTATTCAGCCCCGTCTTACCATCtatgtgtgtcagcagcaggcCAGACATCAACCTGCCATCAAGCCAGGCAGTGGAGAGA TTTACCACGCTCTGTACCTGGAGGAGCTGACACTGTTGGACCTTTCTGAAAAGATCGCTTTGCTGTACAGCATCACTCTACAGCAAATCACACACATCTACAGACAGAAATCCAACGGGATCCATGTCTTAGTCTCTGACGAG ATGGTGCAGAACTTCAGGGAGGAAACAAGCTTCATCCTCAGCACTATAAGAG atgaaaacacagaagGCTTCCACGTTGTGTTGAAATGA